The Mercurialis annua linkage group LG7, ddMerAnnu1.2, whole genome shotgun sequence genome includes the window tgtaatttgtttatcttttactgtttatccaccattaaacatgtataaagagtatctttaaagaatctaatacttatttcatgttatgtagaataattttgtgattttatgtaataaaattctgttgtttctgcatttttttgtgttttgttgtatttctgcgtttttttattctgcagaacgatttgttgatgatgattgattgctgaatcattgtaatgttacagtgttgttgattttatgttgactttatgttgatattatgttgatttcaactgatttttcttattttaacattgacaaataagataatattgtctgtgaaataaacttttgTTGGATGAAATGAAATTGTATCATAACCGGCTTTGTCGAAATTTAGCTAGGTATGAGAGGTGAAAAACgaaaaacaattatacaagtgatatTGAAGGAACTGTGCGGTTGCGAAGAGAATTgaggaagaaaaatattttgagatagatttttttaatttgtgaactattgtgttggtgtatatttaatatattttatttttatatgtaagaataattttatttttttatttaaattattgttgttgtttttttatattgttttgattacttactctgataatttctttatctgattcatttattttaaatattttgtacctttgttgttttttagtagaattactactatcatattaacaagttatcaacataatgtcaacatgatatcaacaattaatgctaatttagtcaatatgtttgtaaaatgagaacattgattgatttaagtaaaaaacaatcaacatattatcaaaaacatgtcaataGCTCATCAATACAGTAATTTaagactaattttatttttctttcaatgattgaaaaatcaacatgttatcaacagtatatcaacaacatgtcaacataaaattgaaaatcaaaaaaagttgaaatacttatcaacataatgtcaacaataaatcaacaacgaatcaacataaggaataaaatataatataattttttgaaaaactgtgacaattaacaaaatatcaacaagaaatcaacaacatgtcaacataataatgcaaacatataattatatagtctcggttaaattttattttatttactttatttcgCTGACAAAGTTATCTGATTtgccaattttaaaaaaaaaacaaaattttccaatgttaaaatcaaggaaataccaactgactatcaacacaaaatcaacaacaaatcaacaacactgtaacattataataattcaacaatcaaCCATCATAAAAAAATCGAGCTGCAGAATAaataaacacagaaatacaaccaaacacaaaaacaaaatgcagaaataacaaaaaattatttcatataaccataattttatattacataacatgaaattaacattatattcttgaaatataatctatatacatgtttaatggtgaaaaaacagtaaaacaattgtagatctgaaaataaaaaagaagaaaaagaagaagaatgaataaATTGTATATCTGAAATCAACTAGATGACACGACGAgcagaggagatgatggcgttggcgaagatgacaacggagacgatgatgagaacgatgacggaggagcggagAAATAGAGGACGACGAAGCGGAAGACGACGGAGAGGAAGAGAgaggaagatgagctgagaggaagagagagaaatatgagttgagaggaagagagaattgaatgatgaagaaagagaaaataaatgaaattgtGATGATTGTGCTATTAGGGTTGAATATATAagatccgtataaaagttataatcaGCTCCGTGTATGGTAGTTTAGTAAGTGAAAAATATGacatgtataaaagtaaacaatTAGCCAAtataggttgtttgtgtaaaaaaacCCTTAATAATAGAGGAAATTCTACCATacattttaaaaagtgaaataaaaaTAGGATTAGGATactctcaagttcaaaataaacttgagggagtcatttttatgatttacagcatttttaataaataaacggtgtagattaatttgaataaaattgtattcttttaatcttcaccgttcattttataatgaacggtgtagatcgtaaATATGGCCCCCTTGAGGAAATcctaattcataaaaataaggATTGATTGTAGTACATTTGCAGAAAAATTTACACTTTCAAGTATTTTTGGTTAAACTAATATTATCAAAAagaaatattcatatttttatgattattttatagaaatggaacattttcaaaaaaagaatTTCTTATTTTGAaccatttttttctaaaaatatctATCATCAAGACTTTTGCGTGTACCAATTGAAGTATTTTAAAATGAGCTGAAGaattaacattttattagcaggatcgaaaaaatccaagagtcCTTTTTTTTCTATAGCATAACTCAACTGAAATTTCACAATACAATATTGATAAATTAAAGGAGACGTATATTATTGTATACAGATATATATGGAACAATTCGAAAATCAAATTCATTATGTAAAATACCGAAAAAAACTTGTTGTGGGAGCAGCCAAAAAAGAAGAGACATGAATTCATTAAATGCTTTTTTTTTCTGcatatctaaattttaaatttaataacaaaACAAGTAATAAATCGAAATAATAAACCCATTTCATAGATCAAAATAAAGCATTtcggaataaaaaaatatagaattttgtCCCCCATTCTAAgtataagtaaaaataaaaaagcaaaaaaggaaGGATTTGATATGGTCGGGGTTTTCTCCTATTCATATATCGTAGAGTGATAGGGGTATTTTTATTTTGCTCCCATTTTTGCAGTCTTTTTTGTACCGCCGGTTAACAATGTAAAAACGATATCAGTCacaattcaaaaagttaaacattttcataatttaaaagaTTCAAAGTTAATCTTCTTGTAGCGTTATTGTTAGAAAAACCAATTATTTAGGAATATATTAGCTAAATAACCACCTAATCAGCAGCATATAGCTCATATAAACAAGGAATAAAAACTTCTCAAGCAtaattgtttcaaaaaaaaataaaaatctcaaGCATAATCTCTTCCTTTGCAAACGTAGATCGAAATAGTCTTCTTCCTTCAATTGTATAGATTCATTGAGCATGCTAGATCCTAATCCTACAAAAAATTATCTTAAGCAGCAACCTAAAACCGGAACTTAATGCATCAACATTATTCAAGCTGTAATTCAAAACCATAGCAAAACATTCACATAACAGAACAATCAAAAACATAAATTGTGATTATAAAGTGACATTCAATTATTCTAAGTAATTAAAGCATACACGGATTTTTGACGGACACACCGTCCGTTATATAAGAGCTGCAACTTTTTTACGAGTTGCTAATACTAATATCTCAGTAACGAAGAACATTGCAAACAGAACAGGAAACATGGTGGAAATATCATAGTTGCACTTATTCCTCTTCCTCTGCCTCTTCCAGCCAATTCACAAACGGCTCCAAGGCCTTCACAAAAGTTTGCCTGCAACATTGAAATGCACGTTCGTCAAACAAGACAGCGATAAGATTGGAATTCAAAACTCCATAATTAAAATTCAGACTACCAGTAAAGAtttgcatgattaaaatgatcAATTACCAATACAAGCTTACATAACTTAACCATCATGcttactcaaaaaaaaaaacttaaccaTCATGCAACAAATGGATAAAATGAAGAGCATTCTGATCAGAGACTGTAATACGGAACTGAAATGTTATAGTAGTTTATACCTGCCCTTTGGGTTTGTTCCTTTGCGGAACCAGTGAAGAATGGTATCCTCTGCGAGCACATCCTGATCATAGAGAGACCTCACTATCTCAGGAAAAAGCTTCATCAGCTTAGCATCCTCATAACATTGCATCTGAACCTTGTAGACAAGCTCCAGCTCAAGTTTTCCATTGGTGCAGAAGGTATTCAACAACTCAGCCCATGTTTTCACCTGCAATGCAATACGCAGCTCAAGTAAGACAAAACATTCTTTTTTTTCCCTCGTTCTCAACCGAGTGTTTATCTCATAAAACCGTTGCGCCActtcatttttacaacaagccacaACAAGCCGATGAACATTTGCGATaggaaattatttaatttttttatcatttaaattttcACATGACTAAAGCGCTATTGGTttattgcacgaatgacatggcgcaatcAAGGATGCACGGAAACCATATGTAGGGTGAGTTTCCCCGTTTCGGAAACATTTCTGTTTCAAAAACTCTTCGGAAACATTTCGGGCCCGTTTCCGTAAATACTAAAAGTTGGAAACTCATTTCCTAAAAAGAAACCGTTCCCTAAAACGAAACATGTTtcctagataaaaaaaaatcttaaatagtTTAAACAAAACTCTGAAAAAGGTTACCAATAAATAAAAGAACCTAATCAATTATCCATACACTTTATAGTTATGGAGTTTAttgatatgttatatttgttatatatacaaataatttatcttattaattgttattatagttcatttatatgaaaataaattcttataaataaaatttaaaatataggagtatatttacaaaaattaaaagatataaaattatatatatacatatatattatataattctataactttaaatattaataaatatacccttatatttttactatttacacgtttcccccacgtttccgTTTCCTATATTTTGCAAAAAATCCGTTTCGCCGTTTCCGTGCAACTTAGGGCGCAACGATTGTATTGAATAATATCCCAATCAGAACCAATCaagtaaaaagaaataaattccttttaatatattattctcAGCAAAAAGGAAACTAGTGTGTTCCCTGACCATACCTGGCGTAACGCTGAATTGGCATTCTGTTGCTGATTCTTCCCAGACCACTGAACAGCATCCATCAGAACATCCCATACGACACGCACAGCCTCAAGGTCTGGAAGTTTAGCATCTTTCACCCGCTGTTTCACACTCTCTATAACTTCAGATATATCAGCTTCTTCTGCTATTTGGGTTGTTAATGCAGATTTCATTTCCTTCAGCTTCACCTCAAATATTTTCTTATCATTGTATTCAACCAAAGGTAATATTCCTTCCTtgctgaaataaaaaattaagtagaTCTCAATTAACTCTATTCTACAGAGTTATTAGAATCAAGTatggtaaaacatttcaaaGAAAGGTAGAAATTAATATCCTCAACTGCAACTGGCAAAGGACAAAAGAAACTAACAAAAGGCCGGATCAAAAAAATTGAGTCAATAATTAGTTTTTGACATTTTCACTTCCTTACTCTAAAACTCTTAAAAGCAACTTACAAACCACAGCAGATTTAACATCTTATACAAATTTCTAACATTATTAGAAGAACAAAAGAGATAAACTCAAATGTGCTTCTAGTTTAAGAACCAGGAAGAAACAAAGAACTGCTCACATGCTAGAGTACAAAATAATGCAAGGCAAATCTTAAAGAGTTGGATGACAGAGTTATTCTAATTGCAGAAATACCAATCAACAAACGTAGACACAGTAGATTGGCCAAATGCTATAAAGGAGAGACGAAGTGTTTCTTTGgggattaaaaaaataacagctGTAGTTTCTTTCCGGAAAGATAAAATAATTCTGACCAAAAACAATTAGCATGACCAAATAACAGCTACAAGTATTTAGTTCCAATAAGAAAATTTGCATGAAAAAAAagcagaaaaataaatattgggAAGGGAATAAAGCGCACGTGAAATGCTCAGAGAAACCTTCAGCTGAACGCTTTGCAGATGGAAAGAATTCCAGAAGATTTTCCTCCACTTTACCCCGTTTGAGAATTGAAATCAGATCATCGAGGCTATTATCAACCAGATACTCCTTAAAGAAGTCAGTTATGAATGTAAGCACTAGCCCTTTAGCCACAAGGTTATCCTTAAGCAGGGGTTGGAACACCGTCTCTGGTGGGAGCCCAGAGAGTTTCTGCGAGAATGCGAGAGCTGTAAAAATTGCCAATTTCTTCCTTTCATCATCCTCAAAAAGTTCCAGTGACTGCAAGAACTTTCGCATGACATTTTCAAGATTCTTAATGAGAAATGGCCTTCGGCGCAGAATTTTCTGTATGTAGATCACATATGGCAAAGTAATTTCACGCTTAGGCTCAGCATCTAAAATAGAGTAAGTATGACGCTCCCCCTCATCAGGTTTTGTTGTGCCAGGTTGTGTACGGCCTCCTGTGAATACAACCTATGGAAAAAGAATTAAACAGAATCTCAATATATTATACGTGTTTGCGACCAGACAGGAGCTAGCCATCAAATGTAAATCTTAGTCCACTTCACACAAAAAGGACCCTAATTCCCTCCGTATGTATCTGAATTCAAACAGAAAGGAATTAAACTCTACTATAAATTCAAAACTTGCCTCAAAAAAGGTGTCACCGTATCTTGAGAAGTTAAGGTCTGAAGATTCAATGCTCTTGGCAATAAGTTCCTGcacataattaattttgttaagcACAACTACATTAGCATATACGATTTTCACATTATTacatttgaaaatcaaaatctaaagataaaaaaagtacCAAATCACCAGCATTATCCAAGTAAATCTGGACCACTGCATCCGCAAATGCTGCAGGGTCCAGAGGGGCTGCAATGTTCCGTTTGCGGGTCTTAATCCGCGTGCCACTGTACGTGGACataaaatttagaaaacatAATTCAACTTTGtgcaaaaaaaataacaaaaaggaTAAGCATAACCAAGTCAGACATGCTTAACATCTACCATTCACAATTTAATAAAGACATACAAATGAAATATCAGCTAAATAGGCAATCTTAATTTTGAATAATAGCATAAGCATTTCGAGTTCAAATTTCACATTGTGGATGGGTGTGAGACTCGCCACATAATCTAACAAATTGAATTTCACAAGTATTTAACAAGATTAATTAAATCATAACTACAAGAACCTAACATTCCCGGCTGTGAATCAGCTCGGCAATCaataatttcattaaaaaaagaaacaaaaaccaaatttCTCCAAATAAAAAGGACTATGGAAATAAATAAACTTGATTAACATTCATAATTATATCACATAAGAAAAAAAGACTTACCCAAGAGTGGGTCTCTCCTTTGAGCtgcaaataaaacaaaacaactcaatcagtaagtaaactcaattacattttatataattacGACCCAAAATCAAAACTGACCCATTATAATTTTCCATACTGTAATTAGGAACAGATAATCATTGCTGAAATACAATTCCTCAATAACATAGACCCACACAGATCTCATTCAAAAATAgcaaaaacaaataattaaaaatcactctaaaaatagcaaaaaaacaaaatccaagaaATACCCAAAAAAATCAAGAATAACCCTAAATCGAAAACACCTACACAAGATTAAAAACAACTCCACACCATACCCaattaaagattaaaaaactaaaaaagaatgATACCCAGAAAGggataaataatattaatcgcGATTAAAAGAAACAGATCCACAGAGAAAACTAAATAATTAGCTTATAAACACGAACAAACACAGAttaataattacataaaaaacaTTGAAGGGAATTATTGGTAATAATAGATCTGAGTAGATAAAGAAGTAGGACCTCATAAACCGAGATGATTTGGGATCGGAGATTTGAGAGTGCTTCTGATTTAGGTTTGGATAGACAAACGGGAATACAAAGAAAGTGAGAGAGAGAGTgcgatttttatttaattatgaaggAAAATGATTTACGGGAAATGAAAAACAAGGAGCGGTGGGTTTGCACTTAAGAGACTGTGATATtcacttttctttttaattattaatattatttaataaagaaCATAAGAGGGGGAAAAGGTATAAAATGAAGGGTGAACTTTTTCGAAAATgataatttagtattttaatagaaatttaaatcaatttGGTGTTTGCATCAGCTAAAATATTAGAATCCGTAGACTAAACCAATCACGTTagaacacctcattaaaatgatggcagaattgtaataatattaaataaaaacatgatAGAAATTTGTGTAGTAATACTTTATCAGCATCTATTTTCAGTGGCTAATTTATATCCatgcaataaaaatataaaataattaatttaagtcGGTATTTTCTTCTGTTGTTTGATTGTCGAATAAGAGTTGTTTTTAACTTTCGCCGAGTATTTGAGTGATATAATTTCCAAATGACTTTTTTTTGTCGGATATTATTTGAAGTTCAAAATGCTAACAGCAGCTGATTATATCGTTGTATCAAATATATgtgaaaaactaaattaaatgaCTACATAAAAGGTTTTATTGTAAGAAGTTCCATAGCCGATGGTTATTtaactttattaattattaaaataaaactatttacaataaaatatagatacttttataataaatacaattatttaaactatctatattaaaatataatatttttgaagttatttAAACCATACTTAATCAATTAAggctaatatttatatattttaagtcATTTTAACTCACAAATTGTATAAATGAACGAGTTAAGGAACCATAATGATTGAATTTGAAAGTtaattgatgaaaaataaaaaatatcatatctttaattgacttaaaaacaataaataatgttCTTACTTGATTGAAATAATTAAGTATGAGCTAATTAagtatgataaataaaatttgaaactgATTTTTGGCAAACTATAAGTAACAGCTGAATCAAACACAAGGAAGTATGTTATGGTGTTACTTTTTCCTTAATTCGATCTCTTGAAGTAAAAAGTAGTTTAGGTGAGAACACAATTACTATAATATTATTCTACATGGCCTTTCAATAAATAAAGCACAGAACACAACTTCTAAGGTACCGCACAGAAACTTCATTCACTCACGATTCTGCATCTTGCGGATATCACAGAAACTCCTgtttacattttatatttaagCCTTTTCCGAGCAACTTAGTTTCTAATAGAAACTGTAACTAAAAAATAGACAAGAGGCCCTAAAATGAAGCAAAATGTTGTCACAATTGCGGTAGCAAGCCCCAGTAATCCAGTTAACACCACAGATATGCCTGAAAGAAAGGCTAAAACCATTGCATAAATGGACCATTCAGTGAACAAGAGAGCATACTGTACCGAACAACCAGCAATATGATCCTTTTCAATTTCAACTCTTGAAGCTCCATAATGGACAAACATTGAGGCAGTTGATAAACCAAATGCCAAGGAACAAGCTACCATATATACTCGAAAACCAAATTTCTGGTTTAACACGGCCATACCTTGATCTTTGCACTCGGTGCAGTACCCAGCAGACATCGTTAAGGCTGCTGCGAATGTGAGAGCTGCAACAATAGTTGCTACAAGTAAGTCAACATCGCCACTTTTCTTAATACAATGAGAAGCATCTTTTTTCTCTAATATCGCCACATGTTTTGCTTCGTTTTCCTTGTTGACACCTCTTCCAGGTTCTTTTCTTTCAGTTTGCTCCGTCTGGCCTTCTCCTCGTGTCCTGTTAGCTTCCGACTGTTCTAAACTTCTTAAGGCACCCCTCGCCTTCAGTTTCCATAATATTTGGGCCTGAAAGGTTATTAAGAACATTATTTGTTTGCATTTCTTCAAATTCAGCCATTTAGTATAAGCAGAGGTACCTTTTTATGTTGTTTAAGCTGTGTACTTGATTTAATAATGTCAAACACAGTGAAGCCTCCCTTGTTTATAGCCCCTTTGTCGACCCTACAATCATTTGCTAACAATTGTAATACTTCGTAGTGTCCTTTAATGGCAGCTGAATGAAAAGGTGTGTTTCCGTCATCATCTTCATGGTTGATTAGATCTGCAAGAACTGGTGTTGATAGGAATATCTTGATTGCATTGCTCTTCCCACTTTCTGCAGCAACATGTACAGCTGTTCCACCTCTATTATCGAGCAACTCGGAAATATCGGGAAATTTTGCAATGAGCATTAGTATTACGTCGTTTTGACCAGCCTCGGCTGAAATGTGAAGAGCAGACATGCCTTCTTTGTTCTTCACATAAGCTAAGGAGGTATCACACTGTAGTAAGAGTTCCACAACTTCTACATTACCCATAAATGCAGCATAATGAAGAGGAATCCACCCAGACTTATCAGCTTCAGCAATTGCAGATGGACACCTCTTTAgcgggtttttgatatttgggtgcctgaAAGGCACCCAAAATTCCAATTCAGTGCCTCTTTCGGAATTAATTCCGAAAGAGTGCCTGGTCCCACATGGTCCGCATTCTAAAAATGCGGACCAtgtggtgttccgcattctaggaatgcggaacacattaatcagctgattaatgtgtaatcagctgattaaagagtgttccgcattcctagaatgcggaacactcTGACTTTACCGTTGGGAGCTGACAGCTCCCAACGGTAATTAATGTGTTCCGCATTTGACAAATGCGGAACACATTAAATTCCGAAGGCTATAAAAGCCTTCTCCAGCAGGTAAACATTCacaatttgaaacaaaaaaatacttaaaacatAAAAGTTCGAGGGAGACGGTTATTATTTTGAGCGGAAAAATCTTGAACCGAGGTGCTTTTATTTCGAATCTATATTTTGGAGCTAAGgagttatattatttaatactaattattttggagaactacaagaggttagtacgtttaattattttatttattgctttaaataattttagtatttgtaaatattagaaatgcatgtataaatttaattataatagaaaaatattaaattttaattataatttagaaatacatgtataaaaaagttta containing:
- the LOC126656046 gene encoding uncharacterized protein LOC126656046, giving the protein MSSKERPTLGGTRIKTRKRNIAAPLDPAAFADAVVQIYLDNAGDLELIAKSIESSDLNFSRYGDTFFEVVFTGGRTQPGTTKPDEGERHTYSILDAEPKREITLPYVIYIQKILRRRPFLIKNLENVMRKFLQSLELFEDDERKKLAIFTALAFSQKLSGLPPETVFQPLLKDNLVAKGLVLTFITDFFKEYLVDNSLDDLISILKRGKVEENLLEFFPSAKRSAEGFSEHFTKEGILPLVEYNDKKIFEVKLKEMKSALTTQIAEEADISEVIESVKQRVKDAKLPDLEAVRVVWDVLMDAVQWSGKNQQQNANSALRQVKTWAELLNTFCTNGKLELELVYKVQMQCYEDAKLMKLFPEIVRSLYDQDVLAEDTILHWFRKGTNPKGRQTFVKALEPFVNWLEEAEEEE
- the LOC126654527 gene encoding ankyrin repeat-containing protein At5g02620-like isoform X3: MDPKLYQAAICGDQSFFENLGDVDSFSLFQVIYGHKNSILHIAAKLGKIRTAEKIIAICPLLLHQTNSKEVEVEKELLRMQNLDNDNALHEAVRNGHFEVVNLLIKEDPELSQFVNKAGDSSLFLAVDRKFYKIACLILEAAPMCSYKGRSSMNVLHAAIIRADKRLLFVVTEMVVSIIAMYLRIIFLYANQLLPAACKCLQIKQSYKFSFIGADFIIEVLKRCPSAIAEADKSGWIPLHYAAFMGNVEVVELLLQCDTSLAYVKNKEGMSALHISAEAGQNDVILMLIAKFPDISELLDNRGGTAVHVAAESGKSNAIKIFLSTPVLADLINHEDDDGNTPFHSAAIKGHYEVLQLLANDCRVDKGAINKGGFTVFDIIKSSTQLKQHKKAQILWKLKARGALRSLEQSEANRTRGEGQTEQTERKEPGRGVNKENEAKHVAILEKKDASHCIKKSGDVDLLVATIVAALTFAAALTMSAGYCTECKDQGMAVLNQKFGFRVYMVACSLAFGLSTASMFVHYGASRVEIEKDHIAGCSVQYALLFTEWSIYAMVLAFLSGISVVLTGLLGLATAIVTTFCFILGPLVYFLVTVSIRN
- the LOC126654527 gene encoding ankyrin repeat-containing protein ITN1-like isoform X1; this encodes MDPKLYQAAICGDQSFFENLGDVDSFSLFQVIYGHKNSILHIAAKLGKIRTAEKIIAICPLLLHQTNSKGDSPLHIAARLGNFQMTQLLINCAKLVEVEVEKELLRMQNLDNDNALHEAVRNGHFEVVNLLIKEDPELSQFVNKAGDSSLFLAVDRKFYKIACLILEAAPMCSYKGRSSMNVLHAAIIRADKRLLFVVTEMVVSIIAMYLRIIFLYANQLLPAACKCLQIKQSYKFSFIGADFIIEVLKRCPSAIAEADKSGWIPLHYAAFMGNVEVVELLLQCDTSLAYVKNKEGMSALHISAEAGQNDVILMLIAKFPDISELLDNRGGTAVHVAAESGKSNAIKIFLSTPVLADLINHEDDDGNTPFHSAAIKGHYEVLQLLANDCRVDKGAINKGGFTVFDIIKSSTQLKQHKKAQILWKLKARGALRSLEQSEANRTRGEGQTEQTERKEPGRGVNKENEAKHVAILEKKDASHCIKKSGDVDLLVATIVAALTFAAALTMSAGYCTECKDQGMAVLNQKFGFRVYMVACSLAFGLSTASMFVHYGASRVEIEKDHIAGCSVQYALLFTEWSIYAMVLAFLSGISVVLTGLLGLATAIVTTFCFILGPLVYFLVTVSIRN
- the LOC126654527 gene encoding ankyrin repeat-containing protein ITN1-like isoform X2, which gives rise to MESCFGVDVTVIYGHKNSILHIAAKLGKIRTAEKIIAICPLLLHQTNSKGDSPLHIAARLGNFQMTQLLINCAKLVEVEVEKELLRMQNLDNDNALHEAVRNGHFEVVNLLIKEDPELSQFVNKAGDSSLFLAVDRKFYKIACLILEAAPMCSYKGRSSMNVLHAAIIRADKRLLFVVTEMVVSIIAMYLRIIFLYANQLLPAACKCLQIKQSYKFSFIGADFIIEVLKRCPSAIAEADKSGWIPLHYAAFMGNVEVVELLLQCDTSLAYVKNKEGMSALHISAEAGQNDVILMLIAKFPDISELLDNRGGTAVHVAAESGKSNAIKIFLSTPVLADLINHEDDDGNTPFHSAAIKGHYEVLQLLANDCRVDKGAINKGGFTVFDIIKSSTQLKQHKKAQILWKLKARGALRSLEQSEANRTRGEGQTEQTERKEPGRGVNKENEAKHVAILEKKDASHCIKKSGDVDLLVATIVAALTFAAALTMSAGYCTECKDQGMAVLNQKFGFRVYMVACSLAFGLSTASMFVHYGASRVEIEKDHIAGCSVQYALLFTEWSIYAMVLAFLSGISVVLTGLLGLATAIVTTFCFILGPLVYFLVTVSIRN
- the LOC126654527 gene encoding uncharacterized protein LOC126654527 isoform X4; this encodes MESCFGVDVTVIYGHKNSILHIAAKLGKIRTAEKIIAICPLLLHQTNSKEVEVEKELLRMQNLDNDNALHEAVRNGHFEVVNLLIKEDPELSQFVNKAGDSSLFLAVDRKFYKIACLILEAAPMCSYKGRSSMNVLHAAIIRADKRLLFVVTEMVVSIIAMYLRIIFLYANQLLPAACKCLQIKQSYKFSFIGADFIIEVLKRCPSAIAEADKSGWIPLHYAAFMGNVEVVELLLQCDTSLAYVKNKEGMSALHISAEAGQNDVILMLIAKFPDISELLDNRGGTAVHVAAESGKSNAIKIFLSTPVLADLINHEDDDGNTPFHSAAIKGHYEVLQLLANDCRVDKGAINKGGFTVFDIIKSSTQLKQHKKAQILWKLKARGALRSLEQSEANRTRGEGQTEQTERKEPGRGVNKENEAKHVAILEKKDASHCIKKSGDVDLLVATIVAALTFAAALTMSAGYCTECKDQGMAVLNQKFGFRVYMVACSLAFGLSTASMFVHYGASRVEIEKDHIAGCSVQYALLFTEWSIYAMVLAFLSGISVVLTGLLGLATAIVTTFCFILGPLVYFLVTVSIRN
- the LOC126654527 gene encoding ankyrin repeat-containing protein ITN1-like isoform X5, with amino-acid sequence MQNLDNDNALHEAVRNGHFEVVNLLIKEDPELSQFVNKAGDSSLFLAVDRKFYKIACLILEAAPMCSYKGRSSMNVLHAAIIRADKRLLFVVTEMVVSIIAMYLRIIFLYANQLLPAACKCLQIKQSYKFSFIGADFIIEVLKRCPSAIAEADKSGWIPLHYAAFMGNVEVVELLLQCDTSLAYVKNKEGMSALHISAEAGQNDVILMLIAKFPDISELLDNRGGTAVHVAAESGKSNAIKIFLSTPVLADLINHEDDDGNTPFHSAAIKGHYEVLQLLANDCRVDKGAINKGGFTVFDIIKSSTQLKQHKKAQILWKLKARGALRSLEQSEANRTRGEGQTEQTERKEPGRGVNKENEAKHVAILEKKDASHCIKKSGDVDLLVATIVAALTFAAALTMSAGYCTECKDQGMAVLNQKFGFRVYMVACSLAFGLSTASMFVHYGASRVEIEKDHIAGCSVQYALLFTEWSIYAMVLAFLSGISVVLTGLLGLATAIVTTFCFILGPLVYFLVTVSIRN